The Bacteroidota bacterium genome window below encodes:
- a CDS encoding T9SS type A sorting domain-containing protein translates to MKKTILALILLISSLANAQWVQQYTTQSAIRDVQFINSKIGWACGDNIIYKTTNAGTNWDIQFTDTDWLIQQIHPVDSMVVYADGWFQKILKTTNGGENWITVRNGGVGDNVFEGLYFLNINTGWLCGNQFVLKTIDGAKSFDSIRIPAYLYDIHFRNANEGIVCGEVLTFFRTTNGGSNWTRIPIPSYDGNNFYRMSVVKDTIVYLVGSENKVFRSPDYGLTWDSVGFVNNPNEQIYCSNFPSNDTGYAGGTFGKFFKTTNGGHNWRLENTTSFTGYIRSIYFYNNNTGWLVGNGRIMGTTTGGQTLVFTNTTSLPGDFILHQNYPNPFNPLTRINYELRNTNYVQIKIYNSIGKEIVSLINQKQNEGSYSINFNSGEYNLSSGIYYYLFSIDGEVKQTRKMILLK, encoded by the coding sequence ATGAAAAAAACAATTTTAGCTTTAATTCTCCTTATAAGTTCCCTAGCTAATGCTCAATGGGTTCAGCAGTATACTACTCAGAGTGCCATCCGTGATGTTCAGTTTATAAATTCTAAAATCGGTTGGGCATGCGGCGATAATATAATATACAAAACAACCAATGCCGGAACGAACTGGGATATTCAATTCACAGATACAGACTGGCTTATTCAGCAGATTCATCCAGTCGATTCAATGGTAGTTTATGCCGACGGCTGGTTCCAGAAAATATTAAAGACAACAAACGGTGGAGAGAACTGGATAACTGTTCGCAATGGAGGAGTAGGAGATAATGTATTTGAGGGTCTTTATTTTTTAAATATTAATACAGGCTGGCTATGCGGCAATCAGTTTGTTTTAAAAACAATAGATGGGGCTAAAAGTTTTGATTCTATTCGCATCCCAGCTTATTTATACGATATTCATTTTCGCAATGCAAATGAAGGCATAGTCTGCGGAGAAGTTTTAACTTTTTTTAGAACAACAAATGGAGGAAGTAACTGGACACGAATTCCGATACCATCCTATGATGGAAATAATTTTTACAGAATGTCAGTAGTAAAAGATACTATAGTATATTTAGTCGGCAGTGAAAATAAGGTTTTTCGCTCCCCGGATTATGGACTAACATGGGACAGCGTAGGCTTCGTTAATAATCCTAATGAACAGATATATTGTTCAAATTTTCCGAGTAACGATACTGGCTATGCAGGAGGAACTTTCGGAAAATTTTTTAAAACTACTAACGGTGGACATAACTGGCGTTTAGAAAATACAACAAGTTTTACCGGATATATTCGTTCTATTTACTTCTATAATAATAATACGGGCTGGCTGGTAGGTAACGGCAGAATAATGGGCACAACTACAGGAGGGCAGACACTGGTATTTACAAATACAACTTCATTACCGGGTGACTTTATTTTACATCAGAATTATCCAAATCCCTTTAATCCGCTTACGCGGATAAATTACGAATTACGAAATACGAATTACGTTCAGATAAAAATTTATAATAGTATTGGGAAGGAGATTGTTTCTTTAATAAATCAAAAACAAAACGAAGGCAGTTATTCAATAAATTTTAACTCAGGTGAGTATAATTTATCAAGCGGAATATATTACTATTTATTTTCAATTGATGGCGAGGTAAAACAGACAAGGAAGATGATTTTATTAAAATAA
- a CDS encoding YHYH protein, whose amino-acid sequence MKKTILALLFLIVSVAYPQPELSTWKQNTTGAVGYNNLPADVQQVFYSANYVYVKASGIPSYTIGPWAMNPNVPTNQSWSFKITRFPVPNTGTLTTVGGGQIGVFKNGVVAFNAGDAMSYNNLNIWHRNAYYFEGTGFDTSGGHPAPGGAYHYHINMTRLYSGNSSQHSPLVGYMFDGYPIYGSYAYSNVNGTGGIRRMKSGYRKRNITTRTTLPDGTVLTAAQYGPAINSTYPLGCFYEDWEPYTGGDLDVHNGRFSVTPEYPSGIYAYYLTIDSLGNPEYPYLIGSTYYGVVTAGNTGPGGGHVTISEPVTQYTPTGINNLGEPVHFNLYQNYPNPFNPETNIKFDISKSDFVSLKVYDMQGREVANLVNEKMGTGSYSVKFNAANLSSGVYYYSLRTSGSVITNKMLLVK is encoded by the coding sequence ATGAAGAAAACAATTTTAGCTCTTTTATTTCTGATAGTTTCAGTTGCTTACCCGCAGCCGGAGCTTTCAACATGGAAGCAAAACACTACAGGAGCAGTCGGCTACAACAATCTTCCTGCAGATGTGCAGCAGGTTTTTTACTCAGCCAATTATGTTTATGTGAAAGCCTCGGGAATACCGTCTTATACAATCGGTCCCTGGGCAATGAATCCTAATGTACCGACCAATCAAAGCTGGTCATTTAAAATTACAAGATTCCCGGTTCCAAATACAGGCACACTTACAACTGTTGGCGGCGGACAGATCGGAGTATTCAAAAACGGAGTAGTTGCATTCAATGCAGGTGACGCAATGTCCTATAACAATTTAAACATCTGGCACAGAAACGCATATTACTTTGAAGGCACAGGATTCGATACATCGGGCGGACACCCTGCACCCGGCGGTGCATATCATTATCATATAAACATGACAAGACTTTACTCGGGCAACTCAAGCCAGCACTCACCATTAGTAGGATATATGTTTGACGGTTACCCAATCTACGGTTCATATGCTTACTCAAATGTAAACGGCACAGGCGGAATACGCAGAATGAAAAGCGGTTACAGAAAAAGAAACATAACAACAAGAACAACATTACCTGACGGAACAGTTTTAACAGCTGCACAATACGGACCTGCAATCAACTCAACATATCCACTGGGATGTTTTTATGAGGACTGGGAACCATACACAGGCGGCGACCTTGATGTTCACAACGGAAGATTTTCAGTCACACCCGAATACCCTTCTGGAATTTATGCTTACTACTTAACAATTGATTCGCTTGGAAATCCTGAGTATCCATACTTAATAGGCAGCACATATTACGGAGTTGTTACAGCAGGCAATACAGGTCCCGGCGGCGGACATGTAACTATCAGCGAACCCGTTACGCAATATACTCCGACAGGAATTAACAATCTTGGCGAGCCGGTGCATTTTAATTTGTATCAGAATTATCCGAATCCGTTTAACCCGGAAACAAATATTAAGTTTGATATTTCAAAATCGGATTTTGTATCATTGAAAGTTTATGATATGCAGGGAAGAGAAGTTGCGAATTTAGTAAATGAAAAAATGGGAACGGGTTCTTATAGTGTGAAGTTCAATGCAGCGAATTTATCTTCGGGAGTTTATTATTATTCGTTAAGAACTTCAGGCAGTGTAATTACAAATAAAATGCTTCTTGTAAAATAA
- a CDS encoding NAD(P)/FAD-dependent oxidoreductase → MKEVKEVVIVGAGFGGLQAVKKLAKHNELNITLIDRANHHLFQPLLYQVATAVLSPADIAIPSRSLIDGYENVTVIMSNVTHIDKEKRIIFFNDRALKYDYLILAMGAKTSYFGHNDWEKYTVGLKNLTDALKVRKKILFSFEDAENYPENAEKLLKYIIIGGGPTGVELAGSIAELSHNIIKKDFRKIDTSKAEVTLIEGGPRLLASFDAGLSEYARKSLEERGVKVYLNTRVNNIEEGKVFTEGKEFDAGTIIWAAGVEAVPFTKTLGVPIDRAGRVIVNQYCSLDEYPEIFVIGDMAAYTQAGHLLPGVSPVAMQQGRYVAKTIVNDINKKERKPFHYIDKGSMATIGRKDAVAEIGKLRYKGFFGWLSWLGLHIFYLVGFKNKISILLTWMWSYLTFGAGARVIQSPIDVKDNEVY, encoded by the coding sequence ATGAAAGAAGTAAAAGAAGTTGTAATTGTAGGCGCAGGATTCGGAGGTTTGCAGGCTGTAAAAAAACTTGCAAAACACAATGAACTGAATATAACACTTATTGACCGCGCCAATCACCACCTTTTCCAGCCGCTGCTTTACCAGGTAGCAACTGCCGTTTTATCTCCCGCAGATATAGCAATTCCATCAAGATCATTAATCGACGGTTACGAAAACGTTACAGTAATAATGTCTAACGTAACGCACATTGATAAAGAGAAACGCATTATCTTTTTCAATGACCGCGCACTTAAGTATGACTATCTCATTCTTGCAATGGGAGCGAAGACAAGTTACTTCGGGCACAATGACTGGGAAAAATATACAGTCGGATTAAAAAATCTTACTGATGCGCTGAAGGTAAGAAAAAAAATTCTCTTCTCGTTTGAAGATGCAGAGAACTATCCCGAGAACGCCGAGAAGCTTTTGAAATATATTATTATCGGCGGCGGACCTACGGGTGTAGAGCTCGCCGGCTCGATTGCTGAACTCTCTCACAACATCATAAAAAAAGATTTCAGAAAAATTGATACATCGAAAGCGGAAGTCACTCTGATAGAAGGCGGACCTCGGCTGCTTGCATCGTTCGATGCGGGTCTCTCTGAATATGCCAGAAAAAGTCTTGAAGAGCGCGGAGTGAAAGTTTATCTGAATACACGTGTAAATAATATAGAAGAAGGAAAAGTTTTTACCGAAGGCAAAGAGTTTGATGCAGGCACAATCATCTGGGCTGCAGGTGTAGAGGCAGTGCCATTTACAAAAACGCTTGGAGTGCCGATTGACAGAGCAGGAAGAGTAATTGTAAATCAGTATTGCTCGCTTGATGAATATCCTGAAATTTTTGTTATAGGTGATATGGCTGCTTATACTCAGGCAGGTCATCTTCTTCCGGGAGTATCTCCCGTTGCAATGCAGCAGGGAAGATACGTTGCCAAGACAATTGTTAACGATATAAATAAAAAAGAAAGAAAACCATTTCATTACATTGATAAAGGTTCGATGGCAACTATAGGAAGAAAGGATGCTGTTGCTGAAATTGGCAAGCTGCGATATAAAGGATTTTTCGGATGGCTCTCATGGCTTGGGCTGCACATATTTTATCTTGTAGGATTTAAAAATAAAATATCTATTCTGCTTACGTGGATGTGGAGCTACCTTACATTCGGCGCAGGGGCACGTGTAATACAATCTCCGATAGATGTAAAAGATAATGAAGTATATTGA
- a CDS encoding T9SS type A sorting domain-containing protein gives MYQSTALTSGTNSTPVMSTVSSTSQFTPTAGQWATKIYQMPVGTNKVKFTAKSAYGNNIYVDDITSGGPTGVGTPISMTPDKYELMQNYPNPFNPTTKINFSLPKQGFVTLKVYDVLGKQVAELLSEVKAAGNYTVDFNAGKLASGIYFYTLESAGFVDTKRMILVK, from the coding sequence ATGTATCAATCAACAGCATTGACATCAGGAACTAACAGCACACCTGTTATGTCGACAGTATCTTCTACATCACAGTTTACTCCGACAGCAGGACAATGGGCAACTAAGATATATCAGATGCCTGTTGGAACTAACAAAGTTAAGTTCACAGCAAAATCAGCTTACGGAAATAATATTTACGTTGATGATATCACATCAGGCGGACCGACAGGCGTTGGAACTCCGATATCAATGACACCTGATAAATATGAACTGATGCAAAATTACCCGAACCCATTCAACCCGACAACAAAGATTAACTTCAGTCTGCCAAAGCAGGGATTTGTAACCTTGAAGGTCTATGACGTTCTTGGAAAGCAAGTTGCTGAATTGCTCAGCGAAGTTAAAGCAGCCGGAAATTATACCGTAGATTTCAATGCAGGCAAGCTTGCCAGCGGAATTTACTTCTATACTTTAGAATCTGCAGGATTTGTTGATACGAAGAGAATGATTCTTGTAAAATAA
- the mfd gene encoding transcription-repair coupling factor: MNISRIKEKLYNSEKFKSLLQLKDTRKTSLTGVNGSLISFIVSYLFENKNKKIFLISYDSERVNKIKEDLDVFIDSDCISIFSTKASTNDEAVSKTLSDITNDKEYLILSHHSELVSSIISKEVFQDSLIELKKNEDYSFEELISKLNKYQYNQNDFVQEIGEYSVRGGIVDIFPENYETPIRIEFFGDTIESIREFDISNQRSIKEIESIKLGINLTSTEEDENLYQPDKPQYKEETILDYLPDDVLIIFDEESVLQQEIKDTSIFNKLQRFNSISISALGTNDNENFIDFESKPQPEFYSNIRLLHTNLAEYNAQGFDENILCSDEYQCKRIKSLIEDFDDDNVTSKDGSIHKRTDDTEHFVPVGKIKDKFEVIPESFQLGFIFPDAKILVYTEHQIFGRYFKVIKKKKAKFKGLTFEELKEIKLGDYIVHRDFGVGIYSGLKKINVGNNTQEVVQLSYKGGDVLFVNLNYVHLIKKYSGSGETAPDITRLGGGEWDKIKQKTKKRVKDIARDLILLYAKRKSEKGFAFSPDTHWQKELEASFMYEDTPDQYRATEEVKADMEIENPMDRLVCGDVGFGKTEVAVRAAFKAVMDGKQVAVLVPTTILAAQHYNTFRDRLHPFAVDVDFISRLKTKKEQTETIKKLEEGKINILIGTHRILSKDIKFKDIGLMIIDEEQRFGVAAKEKIKALKPNIDTLTLTATPIPRTLNFSLLGARDLSIINTPPKNRKPINTEIMKLDWNKLGDVIKYEFNRGGQVYFVNEKISNLNLLADTIKEYVPSAKIGIAHGQMQPSELEDVVINFIEKKLNILLCTKIIESGLDISNVNTIIINNANMYGLAELYQLRGRVGRSDQQAFAYFVSPKNGKLTRNALRRLQAIEELTDLGSGFNLAMRDMEIRGVGNLLGKEQSGFINQVGFDLFITIIDEAVSELKETEFKELFKEEREKKEKTGEVKKDTLFEKLKIATKVESTIVENDINALIPKDYIKNDTERLNIYRRLFETQTNEELDLIKKELRDRFGEYLEDVENLLKIVALKIKATEIGLEKITIRGKGASLFFPANKEHPIFTSEFFTNLIAKISSDKTRKFNISSNKEQLEIEVRLDSTDDEKRLEDMNKVLSIWEKV, translated from the coding sequence ATGAATATTTCCCGCATAAAAGAAAAATTATACAATTCCGAAAAGTTCAAATCACTTTTACAGCTTAAAGATACTAGGAAAACTTCTCTTACGGGAGTTAACGGTTCTTTAATCTCGTTCATTGTTTCATATTTATTTGAGAATAAAAATAAAAAAATATTTTTAATTTCATATGACAGCGAAAGAGTAAATAAGATAAAAGAGGACTTGGATGTTTTTATTGATAGCGACTGCATTTCTATTTTTTCAACCAAGGCAAGCACTAATGATGAAGCGGTTTCGAAAACGCTCTCCGATATTACAAATGACAAAGAATATTTAATTCTTTCACATCACAGCGAACTTGTTTCTTCTATAATTTCCAAAGAAGTTTTTCAGGATTCGTTAATTGAGCTAAAGAAGAATGAAGATTACAGCTTTGAAGAGCTGATTTCAAAGCTGAATAAATATCAGTACAATCAGAATGATTTCGTGCAGGAAATCGGTGAGTATTCCGTCCGCGGGGGAATAGTAGATATTTTTCCTGAGAATTATGAAACTCCAATCCGTATAGAGTTTTTCGGAGATACAATTGAATCGATAAGAGAGTTTGACATTTCCAACCAGCGCTCAATAAAAGAAATTGAAAGTATAAAGCTGGGAATAAATCTTACATCAACAGAAGAAGATGAAAATTTATACCAGCCTGATAAACCTCAATACAAAGAAGAAACAATTTTAGATTACCTGCCCGATGATGTATTAATAATTTTTGATGAAGAAAGTGTTTTGCAGCAGGAGATAAAAGACACTTCAATTTTCAATAAGCTGCAAAGATTTAACTCAATTTCAATCTCTGCTCTCGGCACAAATGATAACGAGAACTTTATAGATTTTGAGTCGAAGCCTCAGCCGGAATTTTATTCCAATATAAGATTGCTTCACACAAATCTTGCTGAATATAATGCACAGGGATTTGATGAAAATATTTTATGTTCGGATGAATATCAGTGTAAGAGAATTAAATCATTAATAGAGGATTTTGATGACGACAATGTAACTTCGAAAGACGGCAGTATTCATAAAAGAACAGATGATACAGAGCATTTTGTCCCTGTAGGAAAAATAAAAGATAAATTTGAAGTTATTCCTGAATCTTTCCAGCTGGGATTTATTTTTCCCGATGCGAAAATTTTAGTTTACACTGAGCATCAGATATTCGGGCGTTATTTTAAAGTAATAAAAAAGAAGAAGGCAAAGTTTAAAGGTCTTACTTTTGAAGAGCTGAAAGAAATAAAGCTCGGTGATTATATTGTTCACAGGGATTTCGGAGTCGGTATCTATTCGGGACTTAAAAAAATAAATGTAGGTAATAATACGCAGGAAGTTGTACAGCTTTCATACAAAGGCGGTGACGTGCTGTTTGTAAATCTTAATTACGTTCACTTAATAAAAAAATATTCGGGCTCCGGGGAAACTGCTCCGGATATTACCCGACTTGGCGGCGGTGAGTGGGATAAGATAAAACAGAAAACAAAGAAGCGCGTAAAAGATATTGCACGCGATTTAATTTTGCTTTACGCAAAAAGAAAATCAGAGAAAGGGTTTGCATTCTCTCCCGATACTCACTGGCAGAAGGAACTTGAGGCAAGCTTTATGTATGAAGATACGCCTGACCAGTACAGAGCAACGGAAGAAGTAAAAGCAGATATGGAAATTGAAAATCCTATGGACAGGCTTGTATGCGGTGATGTGGGATTCGGGAAGACAGAAGTTGCCGTCCGCGCTGCATTCAAAGCAGTTATGGATGGAAAACAGGTTGCTGTTCTTGTGCCGACAACTATCTTGGCGGCTCAGCATTATAATACTTTCAGGGACAGGCTGCATCCGTTTGCTGTTGATGTTGATTTTATTTCAAGATTAAAAACAAAGAAGGAACAGACAGAAACGATTAAGAAGCTTGAAGAGGGAAAGATAAATATTTTAATAGGTACGCACAGGATTTTATCTAAAGATATTAAGTTTAAAGATATAGGATTGATGATAATTGATGAAGAGCAGAGATTCGGTGTTGCTGCAAAAGAAAAAATAAAAGCCCTGAAGCCGAATATAGATACATTAACTTTGACAGCTACTCCTATTCCAAGAACGCTGAATTTTTCTTTGCTGGGTGCACGGGATTTATCTATTATCAACACTCCACCCAAAAACAGAAAGCCGATCAACACTGAAATAATGAAGCTTGACTGGAACAAACTTGGCGATGTTATCAAGTATGAGTTTAATCGCGGCGGCCAGGTTTATTTTGTGAATGAAAAAATTTCTAATCTTAATCTATTAGCGGATACAATAAAAGAATATGTTCCCTCTGCAAAAATCGGAATTGCTCACGGGCAGATGCAGCCAAGCGAACTTGAAGATGTTGTAATTAATTTTATTGAAAAGAAATTAAATATACTTCTCTGTACAAAAATTATTGAGTCTGGTTTAGATATCTCCAATGTAAATACTATCATTATTAATAATGCTAATATGTACGGGCTTGCAGAGTTGTATCAGTTACGCGGAAGAGTAGGAAGGAGCGACCAGCAGGCATTTGCTTATTTTGTCTCTCCAAAAAACGGAAAACTCACACGGAATGCATTGAGACGACTACAGGCAATTGAAGAGCTGACTGACTTGGGTTCCGGATTTAATTTAGCTATGCGCGATATGGAAATCCGCGGAGTTGGAAATTTACTTGGTAAAGAGCAAAGCGGATTTATAAATCAGGTCGGCTTCGATTTATTCATTACAATTATAGACGAAGCAGTAAGTGAACTGAAGGAAACAGAATTTAAAGAATTGTTTAAAGAAGAAAGAGAAAAGAAAGAAAAGACCGGTGAAGTTAAGAAGGATACGTTGTTTGAAAAATTAAAAATAGCAACCAAAGTTGAAAGTACGATTGTAGAAAATGATATCAATGCTTTAATACCAAAAGATTATATAAAAAATGATACTGAGAGGCTAAATATCTACAGAAGATTATTTGAAACCCAGACAAATGAAGAACTTGACCTCATTAAAAAAGAATTAAGGGACAGGTTCGGAGAGTATCTTGAGGATGTAGAAAATTTATTGAAGATTGTTGCGCTTAAAATAAAGGCCACTGAAATTGGTTTGGAAAAAATCACAATCAGAGGAAAAGGCGCTTCATTATTTTTCCCTGCAAACAAAGAGCACCCTATATTTACATCGGAATTTTTTACAAATCTGATTGCCAAAATTTCATCTGATAAAACACGAAAGTTTAATATAAGTTCTAATAAAGAACAGCTGGAAATTGAAGTAAGGCTGGATTCAACCGATGATGAAAAGCGTTTAGAAGATATGAATAAAGTTTTAAGCATTTGGGAGAAAGTATAA
- a CDS encoding PQQ-dependent sugar dehydrogenase — MKNVRFIVLLLMVFTSAKSFSQYRLNQSFTNLSFPFVTELQSSPDNTNRLFVTTQNGKIFVFPNSQNAASAKMFMNLQSRVNFSGEMGLIGMAFHPDFQSNGYFYITYNTIKPVSTIISRFKVSAANPDSADISSEVILLDIPASTSVHKGGKLMFGSDGYLYIGIGDGGGQGDPNNNAQNLTRLYGKILRIDVNNNSGGLNYSIPADNPFANNTQGYRKEIYAYGLRNPWKFSQDAITNKIWCGDVGNNVAEEIDIIESSINYGWKIMEGFECFDPAQNCDTTGLRKPVLQYLHSEGEASSIIGGFIYRGSKLPQLYGKYIFSDFVSGEIWKLNYDGVTPATKTLLWNTNFSVSNIGQDKNNELYFCNYTSGKIYQLVDTTVGINLNSNIIPESTQLFQNYPNPFNPVTKINFALAKNSFVKLSVYDLRGKEVQNLISENISAGDYSYSFNGMNLTSGIYFYRLETEGRSFTKRMVLVK, encoded by the coding sequence ATGAAAAACGTCCGCTTCATTGTTTTACTACTGATGGTTTTTACTTCAGCAAAATCTTTTTCGCAATACAGGCTTAACCAGTCCTTTACAAATCTTTCATTTCCTTTTGTTACTGAGCTGCAATCTTCACCTGATAACACAAACAGGCTGTTCGTAACTACTCAGAACGGAAAAATTTTTGTTTTTCCAAATTCTCAAAATGCAGCTTCTGCAAAGATGTTTATGAATCTGCAGTCGCGTGTAAATTTTTCGGGAGAGATGGGATTAATCGGTATGGCTTTCCATCCCGACTTTCAGAGCAACGGATATTTTTATATCACATATAATACTATCAAGCCTGTATCAACAATTATTTCAAGATTTAAAGTAAGCGCCGCAAATCCGGACTCTGCAGATATTTCCAGTGAAGTAATTTTGCTTGATATTCCTGCATCAACCAGTGTACATAAAGGGGGAAAGCTTATGTTCGGCAGCGACGGATATTTGTATATAGGCATTGGTGACGGTGGCGGACAGGGAGACCCGAATAATAATGCGCAGAACCTCACAAGACTTTATGGAAAAATTTTAAGAATAGATGTTAACAATAATTCCGGCGGTTTAAATTATTCTATCCCCGCTGATAATCCTTTTGCAAATAACACTCAGGGATACAGGAAAGAAATTTATGCATACGGCTTGCGAAATCCGTGGAAGTTTTCACAGGATGCAATAACAAATAAAATCTGGTGCGGAGATGTAGGTAACAATGTTGCTGAAGAAATTGACATCATCGAAAGCAGCATTAACTACGGATGGAAAATAATGGAAGGGTTTGAATGTTTTGACCCTGCGCAAAATTGTGATACAACGGGACTGAGAAAACCGGTATTGCAATATCTTCATTCGGAAGGTGAGGCAAGCTCAATCATAGGAGGATTTATTTACAGAGGCAGCAAGCTTCCGCAGCTATACGGAAAATATATTTTCAGTGATTTTGTTTCGGGAGAGATATGGAAATTAAATTATGACGGAGTAACTCCCGCAACAAAAACTCTGCTCTGGAATACAAACTTTTCAGTTTCAAATATCGGACAAGATAAAAACAACGAGCTTTATTTCTGCAATTATACAAGCGGAAAAATTTATCAGCTGGTTGATACAACCGTCGGGATAAATCTTAACAGCAATATAATCCCTGAATCGACTCAGCTTTTTCAGAATTATCCTAATCCCTTTAATCCCGTTACAAAAATAAATTTTGCTTTAGCAAAAAATTCGTTTGTGAAATTATCGGTTTATGATTTACGGGGAAAAGAAGTTCAGAATCTTATCAGTGAAAACATTTCTGCCGGAGATTATTCTTATTCATTCAATGGAATGAACTTAACCTCCGGAATTTATTTTTACAGATTGGAAACCGAAGGAAGGAGTTTTACGAAGAGAATGGTATTGGTGAAGTAG